Within the Candidatus Anaeroferrophillus wilburensis genome, the region CAGCTGACCAAGCATCCCCGGTTCAAAGGCATTATTCTCGATGTGGGTGGCCCGACGGCCAACATGTACGGTTTTGAATGCGGCAAAAAGACCACCAAAGGCGTCTGTACTGACAAACGGTGCCTCTACCCATCAGTCTGCGGCCACCTACCGGTACAGCACCAGAGCCAGATCAGGCTGCTGAAAAAACTGCGGCAACTGCCGGGAATCAAACATGTGTTTGTCGCCTCGGGGGTCAGGCACGATCTGGTCCTGGCTGACCAACAAACCGGCATCCTGTATCTGGAAGAACTGGTCAAGCACCATGTCTCCGGTCAGCTGAAGGTTGCGCCGGAGCATTCAGAACCGGAGGTGCTGGCACTGATGGGCAAACCGGAAATTGGCCAATTGCTGACCTTTAAAGATCATTTTGACCGGTTGACCCGCAAGGCGGGGAAAAAACAATTTCTCTCCTATTACCTGATCGCCGCCTATCCGGGCTGCACCACTGACCATATGCACCAGCTCCACACTTTCACCACCAGGCACCTGCACATCAGGCCGGAACAGGTGCAGATATTCACCCCAACACCATCAACCTACGCAAGTCTGATGTACCATACGGAGAAAAATCCTTTTACCGGCAGCAACATTTTTGTGGAAAAAAACCAGGCGGGCAAAATAGGGCAAAAAGAGATTATCACTGGCAATCGACAGCAACAGCAAAAGAGCCGGTCGGCGGCAGCACAAAAAAGGCATTGATTGTTTCGCCAATATCTGTAAGATTGACCAACCAAGATAGGAATCCGCATCATATTACCTTTGCACCACAGAGACTCAGAGAGTAAGGCGACATAGTAACAATATTCTTCCTGTCTTTGCTCTGAGTCCTCTGGGTCTCTGTGGCAACAAAAGAGGATCGTCCATGAAAAACAGCAAAATCTTTCTACCCCTAACAGTTTTCATCGTTATTGCCCTGGGTTTCTTTTTTTCACCTCCGCTCCACCGTGCCGACGCTGCCGATAAACCCCAGGTGGTCTTCACCACCGACATGGGTGAAATCACCATTGAGCTTGATCCTCAGCAGGCACCGCTGACAGTAAGCAATTTTCTCGCCTACGTTGATGCCGGTTTTTTCGACGGCACCATCTTTCATCGGGTCATTCCCGGCTTTGTCATCCAAGGCGGCGGCTTTACTGCTGACATGGTACAAAAACCAACCAGAACACCGATCAAGAATGAAGCCGACAACGGGTTGCGCAACCTGCGCGGCACCCTTTCCATGGCCCGCACCCAGGACCTTCACAGTGCTACCTCACAGTTTTTCATCAACCTGAAGGATAACAAGATGCTTGACCATCGGCCAGGCAATTTCGGCTATGCAGTATTTGGCAGGGTAAGTCAGGGAATGGATGTGGTGGATGCCATCGCCGCCGTTCCGACGGGCAACCATGGCCATTACCAGGACGTCCCCCGTCACCCAGTGCGGATTTTGATGGCCACCAAAAAATGATTCTTTTTTTTGAGCCACAGACACACCCCGACAGAAAAACTGCCTGAGGATAATCGTCCGTGTCTGTCTGTGTGCGTCTGCGGCAAAAGAAATCGTTTGTTTGAGGAGAGAATAACGATGACTGAAGCAACCCTGAGACCGGAAATTACCAGCCGCTACCTGCCCTTTTTCCACCAGGTGATGGCTGCCCACGGTCACCTGATACATTCCGTCTATCTCACCGGCAGTGTTCTGGAAGACGATTTTGACATGAAATGGTCCGATATCACCTCGGTCATTGTCCTCCACCG harbors:
- a CDS encoding peptidyl-prolyl cis-trans isomerase encodes the protein MKNSKIFLPLTVFIVIALGFFFSPPLHRADAADKPQVVFTTDMGEITIELDPQQAPLTVSNFLAYVDAGFFDGTIFHRVIPGFVIQGGGFTADMVQKPTRTPIKNEADNGLRNLRGTLSMARTQDLHSATSQFFINLKDNKMLDHRPGNFGYAVFGRVSQGMDVVDAIAAVPTGNHGHYQDVPRHPVRILMATKK